In one Streptomyces sp. NBC_00597 genomic region, the following are encoded:
- a CDS encoding RNA degradosome polyphosphate kinase, which produces MSHQPSAGPTEVPAQHPSRPSATAASGGAAAKPARIGSIAAHRPHSGNEPGLAPDLDADLDAYDDKDGGELPPGRFLDRERSWLAFNERVLELAEDPATPLLERANFLAIFASNLDEFFMVRVAGLKRRIATGVATRSASGLQPREVLDLIWTRSRELMARHAACFQQDISPQLAEEGIHLIRWPDLTEKEQARLFTLFRNQIFPVLTPLAVDPAHPFPYISGLSLNLAVVVRNPVSGHRHFARVKVPPLLSRFLEASPQRYVPLEDVIAAHLEELFPGMEVLAHHMFRVTRNEDLEVEEDDAENLLQALEKELMRRRFGPPVRLEVEESIDPGVLDLLVQELNVSAAEVYPLPGPLDLTGLFGIASLDRPELKYPKFVAGTHRDLAEVESASAPDIFAALRERDVLLHHPYDSFSTSVQAFLEQAAADPDVLAIKQTLYRTSGDSPIVDALIDAAESGKQVLVLVEIKARFDEQANIKWARKLEESGCHVVYGLVGLKTHCKLSLVVRQEGDTLRRYSHVGTGNYHPKTARLYEDLGLLTADPQVGADLSDLFNRLSGYSRRETYRRLIVAPRSLRDGLIARIDKEAAHHKAGRPAYVRLKMNSIVDEALIDSLYRASQAGVPVDIWVRGICAVRPGVPGLSDNIRVRSILGRFLEHSRVFAFGNGGEPEVWIGSADMMHRNLDRRIEALVRVADPAHRAALDRMLETGMSDSTSSWHLGPDGEWTRHSTDHEGQPLRHVQEMLIDARRRRRGSAKP; this is translated from the coding sequence ATGAGCCACCAGCCCAGCGCAGGCCCCACCGAGGTCCCCGCCCAGCACCCGTCTCGCCCGTCCGCCACCGCAGCCTCCGGCGGCGCGGCGGCCAAGCCCGCGCGGATCGGCTCCATAGCCGCGCACCGTCCGCATTCCGGCAACGAACCCGGCCTCGCGCCCGATCTCGACGCCGACCTGGACGCCTACGACGACAAGGACGGCGGCGAGCTCCCCCCGGGCCGCTTCCTCGACCGCGAGCGCAGCTGGCTGGCCTTCAACGAGCGGGTCCTGGAACTGGCCGAGGACCCGGCGACCCCGCTCCTGGAGCGCGCCAACTTCCTGGCGATCTTCGCGAGCAACCTCGACGAGTTCTTCATGGTCCGCGTCGCCGGCCTCAAGCGCCGCATCGCGACCGGCGTCGCCACCCGTTCGGCCTCGGGCCTCCAGCCCCGCGAGGTGCTCGACCTGATCTGGACGCGCTCGCGCGAGCTCATGGCCCGGCACGCCGCCTGCTTCCAGCAGGACATCTCCCCGCAGCTCGCCGAAGAGGGCATCCACCTCATCCGCTGGCCGGACCTCACCGAGAAGGAGCAGGCCCGCCTCTTCACGCTGTTCCGGAACCAGATCTTCCCGGTGCTCACCCCGCTGGCCGTGGACCCCGCGCACCCGTTCCCGTACATCTCCGGGCTCTCGCTGAACCTCGCGGTCGTCGTCCGCAACCCGGTCAGCGGCCACCGCCACTTCGCCCGCGTCAAGGTCCCGCCCCTGCTCTCCCGCTTCCTGGAAGCCTCCCCGCAGCGCTACGTCCCCCTTGAGGACGTCATCGCCGCGCACCTGGAGGAGCTGTTCCCCGGCATGGAGGTGCTCGCGCACCACATGTTCCGGGTGACCCGCAACGAGGACCTGGAGGTCGAGGAGGACGACGCCGAGAACCTGCTCCAGGCCCTGGAGAAGGAGCTCATGCGGCGCCGCTTCGGCCCGCCGGTGCGCCTGGAGGTCGAGGAGTCCATCGACCCCGGCGTCCTGGACCTCCTCGTGCAGGAGCTGAACGTCTCCGCCGCCGAGGTCTACCCGCTGCCCGGCCCGCTGGACCTGACCGGCCTGTTCGGCATCGCCTCCCTGGACCGGCCCGAGCTGAAGTACCCCAAGTTCGTCGCCGGCACCCACCGCGACCTCGCCGAGGTCGAGTCCGCCTCCGCGCCCGACATCTTCGCCGCGCTGCGCGAGCGGGACGTGCTGCTGCACCACCCGTACGACTCCTTCTCCACCTCGGTGCAGGCCTTCCTGGAGCAGGCCGCCGCCGACCCGGACGTCCTCGCGATCAAGCAGACGCTGTACCGGACCTCCGGCGACTCCCCGATCGTGGACGCCCTGATCGACGCAGCCGAATCCGGCAAGCAGGTCCTCGTGCTCGTCGAGATCAAGGCCCGCTTCGACGAGCAGGCCAACATCAAGTGGGCCCGCAAGCTGGAGGAGTCCGGCTGCCACGTCGTCTACGGGCTGGTGGGCCTCAAGACCCACTGCAAGCTGTCCCTCGTCGTCCGCCAGGAGGGCGACACGCTGCGCCGCTACTCCCACGTCGGCACCGGCAACTACCACCCCAAGACCGCCCGCCTGTACGAGGACCTCGGCCTGCTCACCGCCGACCCGCAGGTCGGAGCGGACCTCTCCGACCTCTTCAACCGGCTGTCCGGCTACTCGCGCCGCGAGACCTACCGCCGGCTGATCGTGGCCCCGCGCTCGCTGCGCGACGGCCTGATCGCGCGGATCGACAAGGAGGCCGCCCACCACAAGGCCGGCCGCCCCGCGTACGTGCGCCTCAAGATGAACTCGATCGTCGACGAGGCCCTCATCGACTCGCTCTACCGGGCCTCCCAAGCGGGAGTGCCCGTCGACATCTGGGTCCGCGGCATCTGCGCCGTGCGCCCCGGGGTCCCCGGGCTCTCGGACAACATCCGGGTCCGATCGATCCTCGGCCGCTTCCTGGAACACTCCCGGGTCTTCGCCTTCGGCAACGGAGGCGAACCCGAGGTGTGGATCGGCAGCGCCGACATGATGCACCGCAACCTCGACCGCCGCATCGAGGCACTGGTCAGGGTCGCCGACCCGGCCCACCGAGCGGCACTGGACCGGATGCTGGAGACCGGGATGTCCGACTCCACCTCCTCCTGGCACCTGGGCCCGGACGGCGAATGGACCCGGCACAGCACGGACCACGAAGGTCAGCCGCTGCGGCACGTTCAGGAGATGCTCATAGACGCCCGGAGGCGCCGGCGTGGCTCTGCCAAACCATGA